A portion of the Coturnix japonica isolate 7356 chromosome 4, Coturnix japonica 2.1, whole genome shotgun sequence genome contains these proteins:
- the PLK4 gene encoding serine/threonine-protein kinase PLK4 isoform X1, producing MMPGTALSGFAAGCERGPEGSVQDFKVGNLLGKGSFAGVYRAVSLKTGLEVAIKMIDKKAMHKVGMVQRVQNEVKIHCQLKHPSILELYNYFEDSNYVYLILEMCHNGEMSRYLKNRKKPFSEDEARHFLHQIITGMLYLHSHGILHRDLTLSNLLLTSNMNVKIADFGLATQLKMPHEKHYTMCGTPNYISPEIATRSPHGLESDVWSLGCMFYTLLIGKPPFDTDTVKNTLNKVVLADYEMPAFLSREAQDLIHKLLRKNPADRLSLSSVLDHPFMSRCSSARSKDSGTSEDSMDSGNATISTTSTGSSSISTSGCLKEKKKLLVGQPLPNKITFFPKSKNPSNASSVDGSGSFHQWGIQGKEIGTGGRGRVMQLGEERPHSRYLRRAHSSDRSGASHSQNQGISNIIERCHSLELLSKPRGGTRENTECFSPANSYSDMGEIFKEKTSGSSGSFEGQMSPPVKDQPHSNFLYPMKPPLGLLEQKSQAETMQQWLGSMQTNAQLRPPEDLTSNSNAHGGFRYHLDVQQDASRNGWNTLKDIQNRDASRDCSNSLNQRNPNKYISEVLCQPEKVQSSSCGLWPASEQNQAWGKEPPARQKPTLRSIVSPLSAYRLKPIRQKTKNAVVSILDTGEVCMEFIKEHHSQEFVKEVLRISCDGNTIAVYHPNEGRGFLLDDKPPIPPEDSCMYNFDNLPEKYWKKYQYAAKFVQLVRTKTPKVTFYTRYAKCMLMENSPPADVEVCFYDGAKIHKTAGITRVIEKSGKSFTLKGENETGLKKEMQVYMDHANEGHRICLALESAILEEEKRSESVPFFPIIVGRKPGNAESPRALLPLMLDKNNCSKEVMALDRNTVASSTPVPTANCTPVVSYEKSAFMANAAESPCSSVHQTECSPNSAQLLKSVFVKNVGWASQLTSGAVWVQFNDGSQLVAQAGVSSITYTSPEGQTTRYGENDKLPEYIKEKLHCLSSILVMFTNPTGPH from the exons ATGATGCCGGGTACGGCGCTGAGCGGCTTTGCCGCCGGCTGCGAGCGCGGCCCCGAGGGCTCCGTGCAG GACTTCAAGGTGGGGAACCTCCTGGGAAAGGGCTCCTTCGCCGGGGTCTACAGAGCGGTATCCCTGAAAACCGGCCTGGAAGTGGCTATCAAAATG ATAGACAAAAAAGCCATGCACAAAGTGGGAATGGTACAAAGGGTTCAGAACGAGGTAAAAATACATTGTCAGCTAAAGCATCCATCTATTCTTGAG ctttaTAACTATTTTGAAGATAGCAACTATGTGTACTTGATACTTGAAATGTGTCACAATGGTGAAATGAGTAGATACttaaagaatagaaagaaacccttttcagaagatgaag CCCGACACTTCTTGCATCAAATTATCACGGGTATGCTGTATCTTCATTCTCATGGAATACTGCATCGGGACCTCACCCTTTCCAATCTCTTACTCACCAGTAATATGAACGTCAAGATTGCCGATTTCGGACTAGCAACTCAGTTGAAAATGCCTCATGAAAAGCATTATACCATGTGTGGAACTCCTAATTACATTTCGCCAGAGATAGCCACAAGGAGTCCACATGGACTCGAGTCTGATGTATGGTCTTTGGGCTGTATGTTTTACACTCTTCTTATTGGAAAGCCACCTTTTGACACTGACACGGTGAAGAACACACTGAATAAAGTAGTATTAGCAGATTATGAAATGCCAGCCTTTTTGTCCAGAGAGGCACAAGACCTTATACATAAATTACTTCGCAAAAATCCAGCAGATCGCTTGAGCCTTTCCTCTGTGTTGGATCATCCTTTTATGTCCAGGTGTAGCTCTGCACGGAGCAAAGATTCAGGAACTTCAGAAGATTCCATGGACAGTGGGAATGCTACCATTTCTACCACTTCTACAGGCTCTTCCAGCATCAGTACCAGTGGCTgcttgaaggaaaagaagaagctgTTAGTGGGACAGCCACTCccaaataaaatcacttttttcccTAAAAGCAAGAATCCCAGTAATGCTTCATCTGTAGATGGGAGCGGTTCTTTTCATCAGTGGGGAATTCAAGGGAAGGAAATTGGCACAGGTGGCAGGGGAAGAGTCATGCAGCTTGGTGAAGAGAGACCACATTCCCGCTACCTCCGAAGAGCCCACTCCTCAGATAGGTCTGGCGCATCCCACAGTCAGAATCAAGGAATATCCAATATCATTGAGAGGTGTCACTCCCTGGAACTGCTTTCCAAGCCTAGAGGAGGAAcgagagaaaacacagaatgctTTTCACCTGCAAACAGCTATTCTGATATGGGagaaatatttaaggaaaagacTTCTGGTAGTTCTGGCTCTTTTGAAGGGCAGATGTCTCCACCTGTGAAAGATCAACCACA CTCAAATTTTCTCTATCCAATGAAGCCCCCTCTTGGTTTGTTAGAGCAGAAGTCCCAGGCTGAAACCATGCAGCAATGGCTTGGAAGCATGCAGACAAATG CTCAGCTGAGACCTCCTGAAGACCTAACTAGTAATAGTAACGCACATGGAGGCTTTCGGTATCATCTGGATGTGCAGCAAGATGCATCGAGAAATGGATGGAACACCTTAAAAGATATACAGAATCGTGATGCTTCCCGTGATTGCTCAAACTCTTTAAATCAGAGAAACccaaacaaatatatttctgaagttCTCTGCCAACCTGAAAAAGTTCAGTCATCTTCGTGTGGCCTTTGGCCAGCTTCAGAACAAAACCAAGCCTGGGGCAAAGAACCACCAGCACGTCAGAAGCCTACGCTGCGGAGTATAGTATCACCTCTCAGTGCTTACAGGCTAAAACCAAtcaggcaaaaaacaaaaaatgcagtg GTGAGCATTCTGGACACTGGGGAGGTGTGTATGGAGTTCATAAAAGAACACCATTCACAAGAATTTGTGAAAGAAGTTCTCAGAATATCTTGTGATGGAAATACG ATTGCAGTTTATCACCCGAATGAAGGAAGAGGCTTCCTTCTTGACGACAAGCCGCCCATTCCTCCTGAAGACAGCTGTATGTACAACTTTGACAACTTGCCAG AAAAGTACTGGAAAAAGTACCAGTATGCAGCCAAGTTTGTGCAGTTAGTGAGAACAAAAACCCCCAAAGTTACGTTCTACACAAGATATGCCAAGTGCATGTTGATGGAAAATTCACCTCCTGCAGATGTTGAAGTATGTTTTTATGATG GAGCAAAGATACACAAGACAGCTGGTATAACTCGTGTGATTGAGAAATCAGGGAAATCCTTCactttgaaaggagaaaatgaaacaggtttgaagaaggaaatgcaagTATATATGGATCATGCAAATGAG GGACATCGTATATGCCTTGCACTGGAATCTGCtattttggaagaagaaaaaaggagcgAAAGTGTTCCGTTTTTTCCAATAATTGTTGGAAG aaaaccTGGCAATGCTGAATCTCCAAGGGCTCTACTGCCTCTGATGTTGGACAAGAACAACTGTTCAAAAGAAGTTATGGCACTGGATAGAAATACAGTTGCCAGTTCTACTCCAGTTCCAACTGCAAACTGTACCCCT GTGGTGTCATATGAAAAGTCTGCATTTATGGCCAATGCTGCTGAAAGTCCGTGCTCCTCTGTTCATCAGACAGAATGCAGCCCAAATTCAgctcagcttttaaaatcagtCTTTGTGAAAAATGTTGGTTGGGCTTCGCAG CTGACCAGTGGAGCAGTATGGGTACAGTTTAATGATGGATCCCAACTGGTAGCCCAAGCAGGTGTTTCTTCTATCACTTACACCTCTCCAGAAGGCCAGACTACTAG GTATGGAGAAAATGATAAGTTGCCAGAATACATCAAAGAGAAGTTGCACTGTCTGTCTTCTATTCTTGTGATGTTTACCAATCCAACTGGTCCCCActga
- the PLK4 gene encoding serine/threonine-protein kinase PLK4 isoform X2, translating to MATCIGETIEDFKVGNLLGKGSFAGVYRAVSLKTGLEVAIKMIDKKAMHKVGMVQRVQNEVKIHCQLKHPSILELYNYFEDSNYVYLILEMCHNGEMSRYLKNRKKPFSEDEARHFLHQIITGMLYLHSHGILHRDLTLSNLLLTSNMNVKIADFGLATQLKMPHEKHYTMCGTPNYISPEIATRSPHGLESDVWSLGCMFYTLLIGKPPFDTDTVKNTLNKVVLADYEMPAFLSREAQDLIHKLLRKNPADRLSLSSVLDHPFMSRCSSARSKDSGTSEDSMDSGNATISTTSTGSSSISTSGCLKEKKKLLVGQPLPNKITFFPKSKNPSNASSVDGSGSFHQWGIQGKEIGTGGRGRVMQLGEERPHSRYLRRAHSSDRSGASHSQNQGISNIIERCHSLELLSKPRGGTRENTECFSPANSYSDMGEIFKEKTSGSSGSFEGQMSPPVKDQPHSNFLYPMKPPLGLLEQKSQAETMQQWLGSMQTNAQLRPPEDLTSNSNAHGGFRYHLDVQQDASRNGWNTLKDIQNRDASRDCSNSLNQRNPNKYISEVLCQPEKVQSSSCGLWPASEQNQAWGKEPPARQKPTLRSIVSPLSAYRLKPIRQKTKNAVVSILDTGEVCMEFIKEHHSQEFVKEVLRISCDGNTIAVYHPNEGRGFLLDDKPPIPPEDSCMYNFDNLPEKYWKKYQYAAKFVQLVRTKTPKVTFYTRYAKCMLMENSPPADVEVCFYDGAKIHKTAGITRVIEKSGKSFTLKGENETGLKKEMQVYMDHANEGHRICLALESAILEEEKRSESVPFFPIIVGRKPGNAESPRALLPLMLDKNNCSKEVMALDRNTVASSTPVPTANCTPVVSYEKSAFMANAAESPCSSVHQTECSPNSAQLLKSVFVKNVGWASQLTSGAVWVQFNDGSQLVAQAGVSSITYTSPEGQTTRYGENDKLPEYIKEKLHCLSSILVMFTNPTGPH from the exons ATGGCGACCTGCATCGGCGAGACGATAGAG GACTTCAAGGTGGGGAACCTCCTGGGAAAGGGCTCCTTCGCCGGGGTCTACAGAGCGGTATCCCTGAAAACCGGCCTGGAAGTGGCTATCAAAATG ATAGACAAAAAAGCCATGCACAAAGTGGGAATGGTACAAAGGGTTCAGAACGAGGTAAAAATACATTGTCAGCTAAAGCATCCATCTATTCTTGAG ctttaTAACTATTTTGAAGATAGCAACTATGTGTACTTGATACTTGAAATGTGTCACAATGGTGAAATGAGTAGATACttaaagaatagaaagaaacccttttcagaagatgaag CCCGACACTTCTTGCATCAAATTATCACGGGTATGCTGTATCTTCATTCTCATGGAATACTGCATCGGGACCTCACCCTTTCCAATCTCTTACTCACCAGTAATATGAACGTCAAGATTGCCGATTTCGGACTAGCAACTCAGTTGAAAATGCCTCATGAAAAGCATTATACCATGTGTGGAACTCCTAATTACATTTCGCCAGAGATAGCCACAAGGAGTCCACATGGACTCGAGTCTGATGTATGGTCTTTGGGCTGTATGTTTTACACTCTTCTTATTGGAAAGCCACCTTTTGACACTGACACGGTGAAGAACACACTGAATAAAGTAGTATTAGCAGATTATGAAATGCCAGCCTTTTTGTCCAGAGAGGCACAAGACCTTATACATAAATTACTTCGCAAAAATCCAGCAGATCGCTTGAGCCTTTCCTCTGTGTTGGATCATCCTTTTATGTCCAGGTGTAGCTCTGCACGGAGCAAAGATTCAGGAACTTCAGAAGATTCCATGGACAGTGGGAATGCTACCATTTCTACCACTTCTACAGGCTCTTCCAGCATCAGTACCAGTGGCTgcttgaaggaaaagaagaagctgTTAGTGGGACAGCCACTCccaaataaaatcacttttttcccTAAAAGCAAGAATCCCAGTAATGCTTCATCTGTAGATGGGAGCGGTTCTTTTCATCAGTGGGGAATTCAAGGGAAGGAAATTGGCACAGGTGGCAGGGGAAGAGTCATGCAGCTTGGTGAAGAGAGACCACATTCCCGCTACCTCCGAAGAGCCCACTCCTCAGATAGGTCTGGCGCATCCCACAGTCAGAATCAAGGAATATCCAATATCATTGAGAGGTGTCACTCCCTGGAACTGCTTTCCAAGCCTAGAGGAGGAAcgagagaaaacacagaatgctTTTCACCTGCAAACAGCTATTCTGATATGGGagaaatatttaaggaaaagacTTCTGGTAGTTCTGGCTCTTTTGAAGGGCAGATGTCTCCACCTGTGAAAGATCAACCACA CTCAAATTTTCTCTATCCAATGAAGCCCCCTCTTGGTTTGTTAGAGCAGAAGTCCCAGGCTGAAACCATGCAGCAATGGCTTGGAAGCATGCAGACAAATG CTCAGCTGAGACCTCCTGAAGACCTAACTAGTAATAGTAACGCACATGGAGGCTTTCGGTATCATCTGGATGTGCAGCAAGATGCATCGAGAAATGGATGGAACACCTTAAAAGATATACAGAATCGTGATGCTTCCCGTGATTGCTCAAACTCTTTAAATCAGAGAAACccaaacaaatatatttctgaagttCTCTGCCAACCTGAAAAAGTTCAGTCATCTTCGTGTGGCCTTTGGCCAGCTTCAGAACAAAACCAAGCCTGGGGCAAAGAACCACCAGCACGTCAGAAGCCTACGCTGCGGAGTATAGTATCACCTCTCAGTGCTTACAGGCTAAAACCAAtcaggcaaaaaacaaaaaatgcagtg GTGAGCATTCTGGACACTGGGGAGGTGTGTATGGAGTTCATAAAAGAACACCATTCACAAGAATTTGTGAAAGAAGTTCTCAGAATATCTTGTGATGGAAATACG ATTGCAGTTTATCACCCGAATGAAGGAAGAGGCTTCCTTCTTGACGACAAGCCGCCCATTCCTCCTGAAGACAGCTGTATGTACAACTTTGACAACTTGCCAG AAAAGTACTGGAAAAAGTACCAGTATGCAGCCAAGTTTGTGCAGTTAGTGAGAACAAAAACCCCCAAAGTTACGTTCTACACAAGATATGCCAAGTGCATGTTGATGGAAAATTCACCTCCTGCAGATGTTGAAGTATGTTTTTATGATG GAGCAAAGATACACAAGACAGCTGGTATAACTCGTGTGATTGAGAAATCAGGGAAATCCTTCactttgaaaggagaaaatgaaacaggtttgaagaaggaaatgcaagTATATATGGATCATGCAAATGAG GGACATCGTATATGCCTTGCACTGGAATCTGCtattttggaagaagaaaaaaggagcgAAAGTGTTCCGTTTTTTCCAATAATTGTTGGAAG aaaaccTGGCAATGCTGAATCTCCAAGGGCTCTACTGCCTCTGATGTTGGACAAGAACAACTGTTCAAAAGAAGTTATGGCACTGGATAGAAATACAGTTGCCAGTTCTACTCCAGTTCCAACTGCAAACTGTACCCCT GTGGTGTCATATGAAAAGTCTGCATTTATGGCCAATGCTGCTGAAAGTCCGTGCTCCTCTGTTCATCAGACAGAATGCAGCCCAAATTCAgctcagcttttaaaatcagtCTTTGTGAAAAATGTTGGTTGGGCTTCGCAG CTGACCAGTGGAGCAGTATGGGTACAGTTTAATGATGGATCCCAACTGGTAGCCCAAGCAGGTGTTTCTTCTATCACTTACACCTCTCCAGAAGGCCAGACTACTAG GTATGGAGAAAATGATAAGTTGCCAGAATACATCAAAGAGAAGTTGCACTGTCTGTCTTCTATTCTTGTGATGTTTACCAATCCAACTGGTCCCCActga